Genomic segment of Desulfovibrio sp. Huiquan2017:
GGTGGTCTTGCCCGAGCCACTGGGGCCGACCAAGGCAATGCGTTCGTTTTGGCGGATGGTCAGTTGCAGCTTCTTGATCGCGGGTTCGTTGCCCGTGGGGTAGGTGAAGACGATATCGTCCAACTCGATGGCCTTCAGGGGCAGGGTCAGCTCTCGGTCGCCGCCACTCTCCGGGATGACCTCCGGGGAGTCCAGCAAGCCGAAGACGCGCTCGGCACTGGCCAGGGATCCCTGCATGGTCTTGTTGGCCTCGTTCAGCTTCTTGATCGGTTCATAGAGCATGATCATGGCCGTGACAAAGGAGAAGAAGGTGCCGGGCGTGGATATGCCCTTGAGCACCTGCAGGCCGCCGTACCAGAGCACGCCGCTGATGGCCACGCCTCCGGCCAACTCCATGATGCGAGTGGATATTTCGCTGGCCAGGACTTGTTTCTTGGAGAGGCGGACGATGCCGTGGCTTTCCTTTTGGAACTGCTTGTATTCCTTGTCTTCCGTGTGGAAGGCCTTGATCAGCTTTACGCAACTCAGGCATTGCTGGACCACGGAGTTGATGTCCGCGCCCTGGACTTGCAGGCGGCGTCCGAGCTTGCGCAGGCGCTTGCCAAAGCGGATTACGGGTACGATGCAAACGGGCAGAACCACCAGGGCGATGAGCGCGAGCTTCCAATCCTGATACAGGACCACGCCTGCCAGCGAGACGCAAGTGATCAGTTCGCGCACGCCCATGACAATGGTTGGCACGCTTTCGCGGATGCCTGCCACGTCGCCCAGGATGCGTGACATAAGCATGCCCACCTGGCTTTCCTCGAAAAAGCGCATGGGCAGCAGCAGGATTCGTTCGAACATCTCGTTGCGCAGGCGTTCGAGCACCAACAGGCCGGTGATGTTCATCAGATAGACCTGTAGGAAACGGAAGACCGATTTGATGACGATGACGCCCAGGAAAGCCAGGGGGACGAGTATCAGGGCGACCTCGTCCTTCTGAACGAAAATATTGTCCATGGCGGGCTTGACCAGGTAGGCGGTGGCCGCGTTGGTGCTGGACACGACCACGGCGGAGAGCATCCCGATGGCCACCTTCCATTTATGCGGGGTGAAATAGGAAAAAC
This window contains:
- a CDS encoding ABC transporter transmembrane domain-containing protein, producing the protein MSQYNLKIIPKISNRHLIKRCFSYFTPHKWKVAIGMLSAVVVSSTNAATAYLVKPAMDNIFVQKDEVALILVPLAFLGVIVIKSVFRFLQVYLMNITGLLVLERLRNEMFERILLLPMRFFEESQVGMLMSRILGDVAGIRESVPTIVMGVRELITCVSLAGVVLYQDWKLALIALVVLPVCIVPVIRFGKRLRKLGRRLQVQGADINSVVQQCLSCVKLIKAFHTEDKEYKQFQKESHGIVRLSKKQVLASEISTRIMELAGGVAISGVLWYGGLQVLKGISTPGTFFSFVTAMIMLYEPIKKLNEANKTMQGSLASAERVFGLLDSPEVIPESGGDRELTLPLKAIELDDIVFTYPTGNEPAIKKLQLTIRQNERIALVGPSGSGKTTMANLLPRFYDVDSGQIRFNGVPIQEYDLGMLRRSIGIVSQEPTLFNLTIRENIGYGFDDVSDEQIVEAAKAAFAHDFIEGLPDGYDTNCGERGIKLSGGQKQRITIARALIKNPALLILDEATSALDTQAERIVQKALENLMQGRTSIVIAHRLSTVLNADRIVVMQKGEIVGMGNHRELLESCALYQRLYNMQFSEALSEGEARLIASEE